Proteins encoded together in one Lathyrus oleraceus cultivar Zhongwan6 chromosome 5, CAAS_Psat_ZW6_1.0, whole genome shotgun sequence window:
- the LOC127082485 gene encoding alcohol dehydrogenase 1-like isoform X2: protein MSNTVGQVIKCRAAVAWEAGKPLVTEEVEVAPPQAGEVRLKILFTSLCHTDVYFWEAKGQTPLFPRIFGHEAGGIVESVGEGVTHLKPGDQALPVFTGECGDCPHCKSEESNMCDLLRINTDRGVMLNDNQSRFSIKGQPVHHFVGTSTFSEYTVVHAGCVAKINPDAPLDKVCILSCGICTGFGATVNVAKPKPGSSVAIFGLGAVGLAAAEGARISGASRIIGVDLVSSRFELAKNFGVTDFINPKDHDKPVQEVIAEMTNGGVDRAVECTGSVQAMISAFECVHDGWGVAVLVGVPNKDDAFKTHPLNFLTERTLKGTFYGNYKPRTDLPNVVEKYMKGELELEKFITHTIPFSEINKAFDYMLKGESIRCIIKMEE from the exons ATGTCGAACACTGTTGGTCAAGTCATCAAGTGCAGAG CTGCGGTTGCATGGGAAGCTGGGAAGCCGCTGGTGACTGAAGAAGTAGAGGTGGCGCCACCGCAGGCCGGTGAAGTTCGTCTCAAGATACTCTTCACCTCCCTTTGTCACACTGATGTTTATTTTTGGGAAGCTAAG GGTCAGACTCCGTTGTTTCCTCGAATATTTGGCCATGAAGCTGGAGG GATTGTGGAGAGTGTAGGTGAGGGTGTGACTCATCTGAAACCAGGAGATCAAGCCCTGCCTGTATTCACAGGAGAGTGTGGGGATTGTCCGCATTGTAAGTCAGAAGAAAGCAACATGTGTGATCTTCTTAGGATCAACACAGATAGAGGTGTCATGCTCAATGACAACCAGTCCAGATTCTCTATTAAGGGACAACCTGTGCACCATTTCGTCGGCACCTCTACGTTCAGCGAGTATACTGTGGTTCATGCTGGATGTGTTGCAAAGATCAACCCTGATGCACCACTTGACAAAGTTTGCATACTCAGTTGTGGAATATGCACTG GTTTTGGTGCTACCGTCAATGTTGCAAAACCAAAACCTGGCTCTTCTGTTGCTATCTTTGGACTTGGAGCTGTTGGCCTTGCT GCTGCTGAAGGGGCAAGGATTTCTGGTGCATCAAGAATCATTGGAGTTGATTTAGTTTCCAGCCGATTTGAATTAG CTAAGAATTTTGGGGTAACTGATTTCATAAACCCAAAAGATCACGACAAACCTGTGCAAGAA GTAATTGCTGAAATGACCAATGGGGGTGTGGACCGTGCTGTTGAATGTACTGGGAGCGTCCAGGCCATGATCTCGGCATTCGAATGTGTCCATGAT GGTTGGGGTGTTGCTGTGCTTGTTGGAGTTCCAAACAAAGATGATGCCTTCAAAACTCATCCTTTGAATTTCTTGACCGAGAGGACTCTTAAGGGTACCTTCTACGGAAATTACAAACCTCGCACTGATCTTCCTAATGTTGTTGAGAAGTACATGAAAGGG GAGCTGGAACTGGAGAAATTCATTACACACACAATACCATTTTCAGAGATTAACAAAGCTTTTGATTACATGCTGAAAGGGGAGTCAATCAGATGTATCATCAAAATGGAGGAGTAA
- the LOC127082485 gene encoding alcohol dehydrogenase 1-like isoform X1: protein MSNTVGQVIKCRAAVAWEAGKPLVTEEVEVAPPQAGEVRLKILFTSLCHTDVYFWEAKGQTPLFPRIFGHEAGGIVESVGEGVTHLKPGDQALPVFTGECGDCPHCKSEESNMCDLLRINTDRGVMLNDNQSRFSIKGQPVHHFVGTSTFSEYTVVHAGCVAKINPDAPLDKVCILSCGICTGFGATVNVAKPKPGSSVAIFGLGAVGLAAAEGARISGASRIIGVDLVSSRFELGTMLLTCLKSLMIWININSMNVLFLMAFLILFSLAAKNFGVTDFINPKDHDKPVQEVIAEMTNGGVDRAVECTGSVQAMISAFECVHDGWGVAVLVGVPNKDDAFKTHPLNFLTERTLKGTFYGNYKPRTDLPNVVEKYMKGELELEKFITHTIPFSEINKAFDYMLKGESIRCIIKMEE from the exons ATGTCGAACACTGTTGGTCAAGTCATCAAGTGCAGAG CTGCGGTTGCATGGGAAGCTGGGAAGCCGCTGGTGACTGAAGAAGTAGAGGTGGCGCCACCGCAGGCCGGTGAAGTTCGTCTCAAGATACTCTTCACCTCCCTTTGTCACACTGATGTTTATTTTTGGGAAGCTAAG GGTCAGACTCCGTTGTTTCCTCGAATATTTGGCCATGAAGCTGGAGG GATTGTGGAGAGTGTAGGTGAGGGTGTGACTCATCTGAAACCAGGAGATCAAGCCCTGCCTGTATTCACAGGAGAGTGTGGGGATTGTCCGCATTGTAAGTCAGAAGAAAGCAACATGTGTGATCTTCTTAGGATCAACACAGATAGAGGTGTCATGCTCAATGACAACCAGTCCAGATTCTCTATTAAGGGACAACCTGTGCACCATTTCGTCGGCACCTCTACGTTCAGCGAGTATACTGTGGTTCATGCTGGATGTGTTGCAAAGATCAACCCTGATGCACCACTTGACAAAGTTTGCATACTCAGTTGTGGAATATGCACTG GTTTTGGTGCTACCGTCAATGTTGCAAAACCAAAACCTGGCTCTTCTGTTGCTATCTTTGGACTTGGAGCTGTTGGCCTTGCT GCTGCTGAAGGGGCAAGGATTTCTGGTGCATCAAGAATCATTGGAGTTGATTTAGTTTCCAGCCGATTTGAATTAGGTACAATGCTTTTAACTTGTCTGAAATCCTTGATGATTTGGATCAACATAAATTCAATGAATGTTCTTTTTCTGATGGCATTTCTTATTCTTTTCTCGTTGGCAGCTAAGAATTTTGGGGTAACTGATTTCATAAACCCAAAAGATCACGACAAACCTGTGCAAGAA GTAATTGCTGAAATGACCAATGGGGGTGTGGACCGTGCTGTTGAATGTACTGGGAGCGTCCAGGCCATGATCTCGGCATTCGAATGTGTCCATGAT GGTTGGGGTGTTGCTGTGCTTGTTGGAGTTCCAAACAAAGATGATGCCTTCAAAACTCATCCTTTGAATTTCTTGACCGAGAGGACTCTTAAGGGTACCTTCTACGGAAATTACAAACCTCGCACTGATCTTCCTAATGTTGTTGAGAAGTACATGAAAGGG GAGCTGGAACTGGAGAAATTCATTACACACACAATACCATTTTCAGAGATTAACAAAGCTTTTGATTACATGCTGAAAGGGGAGTCAATCAGATGTATCATCAAAATGGAGGAGTAA